The Pararge aegeria chromosome 8, ilParAegt1.1, whole genome shotgun sequence genome window below encodes:
- the LOC120625748 gene encoding endocuticle structural glycoprotein ABD-5-like: protein MLKYVTVVCVLAALCAGAPQNPQDVQILRFDSDVQPDGYSFAYETSDGTSRQEQGKIDNPQSEDAALSVTGEYAYIAPDGKQYKVVFTADTNGYRPKTTLGQK from the exons ATGCTCAAATAC GTGACCGTTGTGTGCGTGCTTGCCGCGCTGTGCGCTGGAGCTCCGCAGAACCCCCAGGATGTACAAATCCTGCGTTTTGACAGCGACGTGCAACCTGATGGATACAGCTTTGC gtATGAAACCAGTGACGGCACCTCAAGACAAGAACAGGGAAAGATTGACAATCCCCAATCTGAAGACGCTGCCTTATCTGTAACCGGGGAGTACGCGTACATTGCTCCAGATGGAAAGCAATACAAAGTAGTATTCACCGCAGATACCAACGGCTACCGACCCAAGACAACCCTCGGACAAAAGtag